In the genome of Halapricum salinum, one region contains:
- the moaC gene encoding cyclic pyranopterin monophosphate synthase MoaC translates to MSEESGTDGADTSDLTHTDDSGEAQMVDVGDKPDSKRRAVARGTIHLQASTVDAIQASEIGKGDVLGTARIGAIQAVKHTWETIPMCHQIPITNVETDFEVGESSVTLTVAVETTGKTGCEMEALEGVTTGLNVVWDMVKSAEKDADGEYPETRIEDVHVLEKRKRSVE, encoded by the coding sequence ATGAGTGAAGAAAGCGGGACGGACGGGGCGGACACGTCGGATCTGACCCACACCGACGACTCGGGCGAGGCTCAGATGGTCGACGTCGGCGACAAGCCCGACTCGAAGCGCCGGGCCGTGGCTCGCGGGACGATCCACCTGCAGGCGTCGACCGTCGACGCGATTCAGGCAAGCGAGATCGGGAAAGGCGACGTCCTCGGGACTGCTCGGATCGGCGCGATCCAGGCCGTGAAACACACCTGGGAGACGATCCCGATGTGCCATCAGATCCCGATCACGAACGTCGAGACCGATTTCGAAGTGGGCGAGTCGTCGGTGACGCTCACGGTGGCTGTCGAGACGACGGGGAAGACTGGCTGTGAGATGGAGGCACTGGAGGGCGTGACGACGGGGCTGAACGTCGTCTGGGACATGGTGAAATCCGCCGAAAAGGACGCTGATGGGGAGTATCCCGAGACGCGAATCGAGGACGTCCACGTGCTGGAAAAGCGCAAGCGGAGCGTCGAGTAG
- a CDS encoding bifunctional ADP-dependent NAD(P)H-hydrate dehydratase/NAD(P)H-hydrate epimerase, with product MSFGQVITGREMAVIDANAAALGVPRKQLMESSGHALARAVRAEADPGDEIAIVAGRGNNGGDALVAARFLDDFQVRVFLLGRPETITTDIARENWHALERAEIPTESVRDSTALDLGKPDLFVDAMLGTGISGDLREPLAAAAAQMNASDTPVIAVDVPSGLDAETGALAKNAVAADHVVTFHKPKPGLDALDVSVTVADIGIPSAAERYVERGDLLRLSRPADTHKGDFGEVLVVGGGPYTGAPALSAQAALRAGADLVRVACPEGVARELQGYSENLIVRPFEGEVFSPHAVETVAELAAEHDTVVLGPGLGADDNTLVAVQEFLHGFDGTAVVDADALQVVPGVDTEATLVCTPHQGELRKMGGKTAEEWRERADLVEAFAAEIGHTLLVKGKYDVISDGERTRVNRTGNPGMTVGGTGDVLAGVTAALAATQESIDAAALGAYVNGAAGDRVVDAQGYGLVATDLLKAIPPVMWRDSDE from the coding sequence ATGAGTTTCGGCCAGGTCATCACGGGCAGGGAGATGGCGGTGATCGACGCGAACGCGGCTGCGCTTGGCGTGCCGCGCAAGCAACTGATGGAGTCCTCGGGCCACGCCCTCGCCCGCGCGGTCCGGGCGGAGGCCGATCCCGGCGACGAGATCGCGATCGTCGCCGGCCGCGGCAACAACGGCGGCGACGCCCTCGTCGCGGCCCGGTTTCTGGACGACTTTCAAGTGAGGGTCTTCCTGCTGGGCCGTCCGGAGACGATCACGACTGACATCGCGCGCGAGAACTGGCACGCGCTCGAACGGGCCGAGATCCCCACCGAGAGCGTGCGCGATTCGACTGCACTGGATCTCGGCAAGCCCGATCTGTTCGTCGACGCGATGCTCGGGACGGGGATCAGCGGCGACCTCCGCGAACCGCTGGCTGCCGCGGCCGCACAGATGAACGCCAGTGACACTCCTGTGATCGCTGTCGACGTTCCCTCGGGGCTGGACGCCGAGACGGGCGCACTCGCGAAAAACGCCGTCGCTGCCGATCACGTCGTCACTTTCCACAAACCGAAGCCCGGCCTCGACGCACTGGACGTCTCGGTGACTGTCGCAGATATCGGCATTCCATCGGCGGCCGAGCGCTACGTCGAGCGCGGCGACCTTCTGCGACTCTCCCGGCCGGCCGACACTCACAAGGGCGACTTCGGCGAGGTATTGGTGGTCGGTGGTGGTCCATACACCGGCGCACCCGCGCTCTCGGCGCAGGCGGCCTTGCGGGCGGGCGCGGATCTGGTTCGGGTGGCCTGTCCCGAGGGTGTCGCCCGCGAGTTGCAGGGCTACAGCGAGAACCTGATCGTCCGGCCGTTCGAGGGCGAGGTGTTCAGTCCGCACGCCGTCGAGACGGTGGCGGAACTGGCGGCCGAGCACGACACCGTCGTCCTCGGTCCCGGTCTCGGTGCCGACGACAATACCCTCGTCGCGGTCCAGGAGTTCCTCCATGGCTTCGACGGTACCGCGGTGGTCGACGCCGACGCGCTGCAGGTCGTCCCGGGGGTCGACACCGAGGCGACACTGGTCTGTACGCCTCATCAGGGGGAACTTCGGAAGATGGGGGGGAAGACCGCCGAGGAGTGGCGCGAGCGCGCCGATCTGGTCGAGGCGTTCGCGGCCGAAATCGGCCACACACTCCTCGTCAAGGGGAAATACGACGTCATTTCGGACGGCGAGCGGACCCGCGTCAATCGCACTGGCAATCCGGGGATGACCGTCGGCGGGACTGGCGACGTGCTCGCTGGCGTGACGGCAGCGCTGGCGGCCACGCAAGAATCGATCGACGCGGCCGCGCTCGGCGCGTACGTCAACGGCGCGGCCGGCGATCGAGTCGTCGACGCACAGGGCTACGGGCTGGTCGCGACGGACCTCCTGAAGGCGATTCCCCCGGTCATGTGGAGGGATAGCGATGAGTGA